A single genomic interval of Homo sapiens chromosome 7, GRCh38.p14 Primary Assembly harbors:
- the CTTNBP2 gene encoding cortactin-binding protein 2 isoform X7 has product MATDGASCEPDLSRAPEDAAGAAAEAAKKEFDVDTLSKSELRMLLSVMEGELEARDLVIEALRARRKEVFIQERYGRFNLNDPFLALQRDYEAGAGDKEKKPVCTNPLSILEAVMAHCKKMQERMSAQLAAAESRQKKLEMEKLQLQALEQEHKKLAARLEEERGKNKQVVLMLVKECKQLSGKVIEEAQKLEDVMAKLEEEKKKTNELEEELSAEKRRSTEMEAQMEKQLSEFDTEREQLRAKLNREEAHTTDLKEEIDKMRKMIEQLKRGSDSKPSLSLPRKTKDRRLVSISVGTEGTVTRSVACQTDLVTENADHMKKLPLTMPVKPSTGSPLVSANAKGSVCTSATMARPGIDRQASYGDLIGASVPAFPPPSANKIEENGPSTGSTPDPTSSTPPLPSNAAPPTAQTPGIAPQNSQAPPMHSLHSPCANTSLHPGLNPRIQAARFRFQGNANDPDQNGNTTQSPPSRDVSPTSRDNLVAKQLARNTVTQALSRFTSPQAGAPSRPGVPPTGDVGTHPPVGRTSLKTHGVARVDRGNPPPIPPKKPGLSQTPSPPHPQLKVIIDSSRASNTGAKVDNKTVASTPSSLPQGNRVINEENLPKSSSPQLPPKPSIDLTVAPAGCAVSALATSQVGAWPAATPGLNQPACSDSSLVIPTTIAFCSSINPVSASSCRPGASDSLLVTASGWSPSLTPLLMSGGPAPLAGRPTLLQQAAAQGNVTLLSMLLNEEGLDINYSCEDGHSALYSAAKNGHTDCVRLLLSAEAQVNAADKNGFTPLCAAAAQGHFECVELLISYDANINHAADGGQTPLYLACKNGNKECIKLLLEAGTNRSVKTTDGWTPVHAAVDTGNVDSLKLLMYHRIPAHGNSFNEEESESSVFDLDGGEESPEGISKPVVPADLINHANREGWTAAHIAASKGFKMLLKYP; this is encoded by the exons GCTCGCAGGAAGGAGGTATTTATCCAGGAACGGTATGGGAGATTTAATCTAAATGACCCGTTCCTGGCACTCCAGAGAGACTATGAAGCAGGTGCTGGTGACAAAGAGAAGAAGCCAGTTTGTACCAACCCCCTCTCCATCCTTGAAGCAGTCATGGCCCACTGCAAGAAAATGCAAGAAAGGATGTCCGCACAGCTGGCTGCTGCTGAGAGCAGACAAAAGAAG CTGGAAATGGAGAAGCTTCAGCTACAAGCCCTTGAGCAAGAGCACAAGAAGCTGGCTGCCCGCCTTGAGGAAGAGCGTGGCAAGAACAAGCAGGTGGTCCTGATGCTGGTCAAAGAGTGCAAGCAGCTCTCAGGCAAAGTCATAGAGGAGGCCCAGAAGCTCGAAGACGTAATGGCCAAactggaagaggaaaagaaaaagacgaATGAATTAGAAGAGGAACTCTCCGCTGAGAAACGAAGAAGCACAGAAATGGAAGCTCAGATGGAAAAACAACTCTCTGAGTTTGACACTGAGCGGGAACAGCTTCGTGCCAAGCTGAACCGGGAAGAAGCACACACCACTGACCTCAAAGAGGAGATAGACAAGATGAGGAAAATGATTGAGCAACTGAAAAGGGGAAGTGACAGCAAACCAAGCCTCTCTCTTCCACGGAAGACAAAAGATAGGCGTTTGGTTTCCATATCTGTGGGAACAGAAGGAACTGTGACAAGGTCTGTTGCATGCCAGACAGACCTAGTGACAGAAAATGCTGACCACATGAAAAAGTTGCCTTTAACCATGCCTGTAAAACCTTCCACAGGGAGTCCCCTAGTTTCTGCAAATGCAAAAGGGAGCGTGTGCACCAGTGCCACCATGGCCAGACCAGGTATTGACAGGCAGGCTTCCTATGGTGACTTGATTGGCGCTTCTGTACCCGCTTTCCCACCTCCAAGTGCAAACAAAATTGAGGAAAATGGACCAAGCACTGGCTCAACACCAGATCCAACCAGTAGCACACCCCCACTTCCCAGTAACGCTGCCCCTCCCACCGCTCAAACACCAGGCATAGCTCCTCAGAACTCGCAAGCTCCACCTATGCACAGTTTACATTCACCATGTGCCAACACCTCTTTGCATCCAGGTCTAAACCCACGAATCCAAGCAGCTAGATTTAGATTTCAGGGCAATGCTAACGACCCAGACCAAAATGGAAATACTACCCAAAGTCCTCCGTCAAGAGATGTCTCGCCTACAAGTCGTGACAACCTAGTGGCCAAACAACTAGCTCGGAATACTGTGACCCAAGCACTGTCAAGATTTACAAGCCCTCAAGCAGGTGCTCCCTCAAGGCCTGGAGTGCCCCCAACAGGGGATGTTGGCACCCACCCTCCAGTTGGTCGGACCAGTTTAAAGACTCATGGTGTAGCACGAGTTGACAGAGGAAATCCTCCTCCTATCCCTCCAAAAAAGCCAGGGCTCTCCCAAACTCCTTCTCCACCACACCCCCAACTCAAGGTTATTATAGACAGCAGCAGGGCCTCGAACACAGGGGCCAAAGTTGATAACAAAACTGTGGCTTCGACTCCTTCCAGTTTGCCACAAGGGAACAGGGTGATCAATGAGGAGAACCTTCCTAAGTCATCCTCCCCTCAGCTGCCACCAAAACCATCCATAGATTTAACTGTGGCACCTGCAGGCTGTGCCGTTTCAGCCCTGGCCACGTCTCAGGTGGGTGCCTGGCCTGCTGCAACCCCCGGACTGAACCAACCTGCATGTTCAGACAGTTCCCTTGTCATTCCTACCACCATTGCCTTTTGCTCTTCCATAAACCCCGTTAGTGCCTCATCCTGTAGACCAGGTGCCTCAGACAGCCTCCTGGTAACAGCATCAG GCTGGTCACCCTCCCTAACCCCTTTGCTAATGAGTGGTGGTCCTGCCCCCCTGGCTGGCAGGCCCACCCTTCTTCAGCAAGCTGCTGCCCAGGGAAATGTCACTTTATTATCAATGCTGCTTAATGAAGAAGGACTGGACATTAATTACTCCTGTGAAGATGGCCATTCTGCCTTGTATTCTGCTGCTAAGAATGGACATACAG ACTGTGTGAGATTGCTGCTGAGTGCAGAAGCCCAAGTcaatgctgctgataaaaatgGCTTCACACCCTTGTGTGCTGCAGCTGCTCAGGGACATTTCGA GTGTGTAGAATTATTAATTTCATATGATGCTAACATTAATCATGCTGCTGATGGAGGACAGACACCTCTATACCTGGcctgtaaaaatggaaataaagaatgTATTAAACTCTTGTTGGAAGCTGGAACCAATCGAAGtgtaaaaaccaca gatGGCTGGACACCAGTTCACGCAGCTGTGGACACTGGTAATGTGGACAGCCTCAAGCTTCTTATGTACCATAGAATACCAGCTCATGGAAATTCTTTCAATGAGGAGGAGTCCGAGTCAAGTGTCTTTGACTTGGATGGAGGAGAAGAGAGTCCTGAAGGCATATCCAAGCCTGTTGTTCCTGCAGACCTCATTAACCACGCCAACAGAGAAGGCTGGACTGCTGCCCACATTGCTGCTTCCAAAGGTTTTAAG